CACGCGCGGGGTGTCGTTGGTGACGACCACGGTGCCCGCGAGGACCGCGGCCCCGGACGGGGTGTGGTCCACCATGAGCGGGTTACCCGAGGAGAACTGTGCGTCGTATGGCATCGATCGGCCCTCTGCGCGGTTAAAAACAAGCTGTCACGGCGGGAGTCGAACCCGCTCCTCCGGGGCGCGAGTCCCCCGGCGTGCTCCCCACACACCACGCGCCAGTACCGTCAGTTGGCCTTCTTCGAGGCCAACTCAATGACTTTGTCCAGGTGCGCCCCGGGCACCCGGATCTGCGCCCCGGGGCGCTCGACCGGGAGGGCCAGCTCGACCAGGGCCGCGACCGGCGGGGCCTTCGGGTCGAGCGGGGCACACACGTCCTGCACGTCGCCCGCGAACACGGGCACGGTGGCCCCGCTCGGGTTGCTCGCGCGCGCGTCTCTCAGGCGGGCCAGCGGATTCAGCATCGGAACCTCTCGGTGGAACGGACAACGGGCCGGGACCGGCGGGCGCTTACGCGGCGCCCTTGCTCTTGACCCCGGCCAGGTACTCGGCCTGGTCGCACCCGAAGTCGTGGTACCCGCGGAACCGGACGCCCAACTCGTCGAAGTCCGCGTCCGCGCTCTCGACCGTCGGGCTCATGTTTCCGTTGAGGAACGAGACCACCATCGCGGCCAGGTACGCGGGGTTGTTGAGCAGGTGCCACGCGGTCGTCGAGTACCCCGTGTACCCCGGGTCCGAGAGCTGCCACGCGACCACCGGGCGGTACTTGTTCTGGTAGATGTTGGCGCTCGCGTTCGCGACCGCGCCCAGGTTCTGGTTCCGGTAAATGACCTCCGCGTTGCCCTCCAGCTCGGGGGGCACGAGCAGGATCTCGGGGCGCCCGCCCGGGGCCGACCCGACCGGGTTCTGGGTGTCCGCGTTGACCGCCTTGGTGCCGTCGGCCGTCGGGCTCTTCATCTTGCGGAACGCCTGAACCGCGAGCCCGAGCCCTACGCCGTCGGTGCCCAGGTTCGTCGTGGCCCCGCTGATGTAGTTGGTGCGCCCCGCGGTGAAGAACGAGCCGTTGTTGATGAACTTGGCCCAGAAGATCTTGTTGAACTTCTTGGACGAGCCGCGCCCGAGCCGGGTGCGCAGGTCGTCGAACGCTCCCAGGTCGTCGTTGACGATGTCGGTCCGGGTGAGCGCGAACATTTTGGCGTAGGTCTTGGCCTGCCGGGTGTAGCTCTCCTGGCCCGCGGTCCCGTGCTTGATCTTCCCGTCTGGCCCGAGTTCCTCGTACTCCATGTCGTCGAGCATGCGGTACGAGGTCACCTGCTGGAAGTTCGACACCGACTTCACGGCGGCGATCTCCTTCCACGTCATGTCCTCTTCCACGTACCCGGACAGGAGCTCTTTGTTCGCGACGTTCCCGAGGATGCCCGACATGGAGAAGTTTTCACCTTAATCCTTCGGAACAAGCCGTCGGAAAACCTTACTGACGGCACGCATTCCAAGGAGAATTGAATGACGACCAAGATTCACGCAGCCTCCCAATCGCCTCCCGAGCTGGCTCGGCCCCGCCCGGTCAATTCGTTCCTCGCAACTCTCGCGAAGCGGATCAACGGTCGCGAATCTCAAAGCCGGGAGGGGCAACTTCAGCACGCCAAAGAACAAGGCCAGGATCTGCTCCGCTCAAAGCACCTCGTTGGCCACGGGAACTGGGAGCGGTGGGTGCAGGAGAATCTTGAAATCGGGCTAACCCAGGTGAAGGCCTACATGCGATTCGCGAAGGAATCGTCGGTAACCGACGATTTGGAATCGCAGTGGGAGACGTGGCAGCGCGTTCAGGGAAACACCAAGACGAGTGAGATCGTCGAGAATGCGCCTGTCGAGCAAAACGTTCGCGAACCCCGCGACGACGATCCAAGCCCTGGCTCGATCGCGCGTGCCGACGTGAGCGAAAATCGGAGTATTGCCAAAGAAGTCGCGAAGACTCAAGGAAAACACACGCAAGAGTTCAAGCTCTTACTCACTGTCGAGACATTCGGGCATTTCACAGACATGGCCAACCAGCTCGTCAAGAAATGGGACGTTCCTTCGCCTCATGAGGCCATTTACAAAGCTGTAGAAACGTCCTTCAAGGCCGAAGCGGGAGGATCGAACTGTGAATAAGTTCCTTCCCAAAATCATCTCATTCACGCAAGCGCCGCTCACCGCCTCCGAAGCGGATTCCCTGAACGGCATGTGCCTGTACGACCGTCACTACGATACGGCGAACGTGATCAGGGGCACGAGCGGCAATGGAACCTTGGTTTGCAAGGAAAATGGTGAGTTGCTCTTGGCGTACTTGCCGGGGGCGGTGCGCGACTTGCTGACAGGTGACCTCATTAACGCGTTGCGACGGGCTGCTACGGAGACGCATAACCGTGGATCGGCGGCGGACGGCCGCGTCTTTAGCGGCATCATTGGCTACTACGACCGTTATACGCGGTGGCCGTATTGCCGGATCACCCGCTTTACTCGCGACGACCGGACCGGGTGGAGTACCATTCTGCCTCTAATTGGTCGGATGGGCGAGGCGTATCGAGACGCGGTACCGGATCGGTACCGGGCGCAGCACGCGTTCGTCGAAGTGACGAGCCCGGACTTCCGCATTGAAGGAACCCCGTTTACGACCGCAACAGTGAACCGGAACCTGCAGTTCAATGCGCACCGGGACAAGGGAAACCTTAAGCTCGGGACCGTAGTAATGTGTGTCCCAAAGGCGAGTGGGTACACCGGGGGGCTATTGGTGTTCCCCAAGTACCGGCTCGGGGTGGATGCTCGTGCGGGCGATGTGGTGCTGTTCGATGGGGACGAGTACCACGGGAACACGGCGCTCGTTCCAACAGCCTCCACGTTCGAGCGGATCTCGGTCGTTTGCTACTACCGGTCCGCGATGATTCACTGTGGTACGGCCGAAGAAGAGCACGAGAGAGCAAAGCGCCGTAAGCCCGGTGATCCACTGCACTAATCGGTTCGAGTTCTCGTCTCTTCGGCACGCCCCGCCTCTTTCTGGAGCGCGGGGCGGCTTCATTTCTGCTGATCTCGACTAAGGCAAAAACAAATACGCTAATTTATATTTGACTCTAGACTCAGTGGCCAGATTGCTTCTAGGATACGCCCGGCGAGAAAACGTTCTCCCGGAGGATTGATCCATGAGTATCGCGAATTTGACGACGAACGAGTTGCTCGAGGTCAGCGGGCTCCCCCGCAACGTGCTAGAGAAGTGGATCCGAGAGCGAATGCTTACGCCGATGAACGGGGCCGCGGGTTCCGGGCGCTACCGGGCGTGGTCCCCGATTCAGGTAGCGGCCGTTACGTATGCCGCGGTCGTAGGGCGTGGCGATCCGGTGGCCCGAACCGAGGGATATGCCGCGCTCGTGGCCCGGTTCATCGTCGGCCACAGCGCCGAGGAGCTCGAAGCCGCGTTTGCCGAAGGGCGCCGGGTAGTCGTTCTCGTCGGGGAGCCGCGCCTGATCGCGCCCCCAACCGGTGTGCGCCTGCCCCCGCACCTCGACCTCGCACGAACGTACCGGCGCGTTCTTCAGCGCATCGAGGCGCTAAGCTCATCTCCTGCTATGCTCGGAACCGCAAATTAGTTTGACGTGATTGCTGCGACAGCGGAACCCGCCCGGCGTTGGCGCGCCGGTACGGGTTTACGAACGGACACCTACATACACACATTTCGGAGAGACCCATGCCTCTACCAAGTAAGCCTATTCTAGCCGATCGCGCAACGAACGGCGAAAGCGGGAAAGCAAAAGACGGAGCGCACAATTACGCACCCGTATTCGAGCAGTTCGGTTTTGTATTCGGGCTCCCCAACAGTACCGGAGAAGCCGTTGCTGACGCGTGCCCGTGGTGCAGCAAGAACAAATTCTATCTCAACGTGCGTTCCGGCCAGTACCACTGCAAACATTGCTCCGAGAAGGGTAATGCCACTACGTTCCTAACTTGGGTTCATGCGCGTTACCTGGAGGCCACGACTGACGATCATTACCGCACGCTAAAGCAGAAGCGTGGTATCGCGCTCCAACCACTTAAGCGGCACGGACTGGCTTACGACCCGGATAACGATCGGTGGCTCATCCCGTTCAAGAGCGCGGCGGGGAGTGTCGTAAACATCCAGCGCTACTACCCGAACCGAGGCGAGAAGCCCGACAAATTCAACCTTCCGGGCTTGCCTACCGTGCTCTACGGCTTGGACCGTCTGTCGGATGATAAGGAGCGAATCGTGTTCCTGTGCGAAGGACCGTTCGACGCGATCGCGCTCGACGCTCATATCGGGACCAAGCGGGCCAAGTACGACATCGTCGCCACACCCGGCACTCTTCAAGAGAAGTGGGTCGAGCACTTCCGGGGGCGCAAGGTGCGAGCCTTATACGACAACGACAAGGGCGGGGACCAGCACCGCGAGCGGGTGCGCAAGCTCCTGGGGGAAAGTGGTATCGCCGCCGAACTACGCATCCTCAAGTGGCCCGCGGAACTCCGGATCGGGGCGCGCTCGGTGCCCGTACCACCCGGGTGCGACATTAACGACTTGGTTCGTGACCCCGCGTTCGAGGGAATAAGTATCGTTGCGCTGTCCGCGGACCACGGCGTTCGGGTACAGGCCGAACCGAAGCTGATGATCCATCACGGCAGGCGCCCCGCAATGGAAGAGCGTCCGATCGATTGGATCTGGCCCGATCACGTGCGGTGCGGCACTTACGTCTCGTTCAGCGGGCGCCAGGGTACGTTCAAGAGCACGATCGCTCAGCAACTCGCGGCTCTGTACACGACGGGGCGGAATATGCCGATGTGTGACCGCGTGGGGCTCCCGCCCGGCCACGTCCTCTACGTGTTCGCGGAGGACAACCGGGAAGAGGTCGAGAACGGGTTCGAGTGGGCCGGGGGCGATTTCAATAAGTGGCACACGATGCCGGCCGTGAAGCGCGACGGTGATCCACTCAACATCCTCGAGCACCTCGGTGAGATCGAGGCGACCGTGCGTGAGTACGGGATCCGGCTCGTGATTGTCGACGGTCAAAATAGCGTGGTGGGTGCCCCGAACATCAGCACCGACATGCAGGCGCGAGTGAACGTGACGAACAAGCTCCACCAGTTCGCGCAACGGTTGAATCTGTGCCTGATCGGGATCCGGAACGAGGACGCGGAGGGGCGGGCACTAGGTCCGCAGAGCTTCGGGGACATCGGGCGGTGCGTGATGCGTACCGTACAAACCGACGCGGGGCCGCCCCCGTACTGCGTACTCAGGTTCGTGAAGGTCTCGGACGCGCCGCGGGAGAAGTACCCGGACGTCCCGTACTCGGTGGCGGACCGGGGCGGCTCGCGGCGCGAGATCCTCTGGGGGAAAGTAAAGCCCAAGGAGCGCCACGTCACGCCCGAGCAAGCGAACGAAATTTATGTCGGGTTGAAGGGCGGGGCTGGATCGCGGAAGTGAGAAAAACCGTACCCGAAAAACCGTACCCGAGCCCTCGCGCCCCATACCTACCCCTCCCCTCGTATTACTTGTTTATATATATAAATAAAGATAATCAGAGTGTATCGGGGTACGGGTGGGTATCAGGCGCGATAGGTCGGGTACGGTTTTTCGGGTACGGTTTTTGTCGCCATCTTCGGGACGTACCACCCGTCACCGGAACTACGAACTCTCGACATTTCCACAGCTCGAAAGCGTCTGGACGATACTCGGCGATCAACTCTCTCCCAGGAGCCGTGACGCGGAATGGCCGCGGAACGTCCGGGTGAGGAAACGGCCATTCGCCCTTCCAATCGTGTGCCCTCAGTGGCTCGGGCGTGCCGAGGAGAGCGTCCGCGTGAGGATTAAGGAGATTAACCCGATGTTCACCCGGGGGGGGGGAGCCGCGGCTCGATCCGCGCTTTGTAACGCCGCCCTTGTTCGTAAGGGATTCGTTCGGAGCGGGAAGCGTTATGCCGGTATTCGCCCGCCGCCCGGAGGCACTCTCGATCTTCTCTCTGGCTCGCACTTTCACAACACATAAACGAGCTGAGCAAGTCGGAGTCGGAGGGGAACCCGGAATGACGGTGGCGGCCGTTGTTTTGTGTCTCTCGGACGCAATTCGGGGGACATGAGCGGTCGAAATGATCAGCCGGTTTTCGGCTGAGGAAGTCGTCGAATGCGGACGCGGAAATGCCGATTCCATCACCGGGCTGCCTGGGGAAAGTCGGGCGAACGCATCTCGTAGCGACCGTATCGATTCTTACCTTCCCCCAGGAACTCGCTTCGCTGAGGGCCGCGGAACGCGCGGATAAGCTGTGACCGTCAGTTCCGTCGGATACGCGTCTCCCTGGTGGCCTGAAACGTTCGGACCAGTTTACCCGGTCCCGAGGCGAAAGGTAGCAGGGCGTCACCCTTCGGTGGCGCAAGTCTCACCCCGGCCCGCGTTCGAGGGCGACAGGAGAGGCAGACAGCCAGTCGGAGCACGATGTTCCAGACGGCACGGTCCTGAGTCTCCGCCATGATCCAACTGCTAACGCACCCTGGTTGTGCCGGCTTCAACGGGGGGCCGCTCTACCATCACGGTCGCCACTTCTCGAACGTCTTGCCGTTGAATTTGTACGCCCCTGCCTTGTGCGTGCCGAGCCACAGGTCGCCGCGGTTGTCTTTGTAAACGGCGAACAGCGTGATCTCCTTCGCCCCGTCTTTGACGGGATAGCGGGTCGCACTCTCGCCGTCGTACCGCCACACGCCCGCGTTATAGGTCGCCATCCACAACACCCCCTTCGCATCTTCGACGACGGACATGAAGTAGACGCGGTCACTCCCGTCCGAGGCGTTCACGTCGAACCCCTTTTCCCGTTTGTACTTCAGCATGCCCTTTTCCGGTTTGGGAGCGTCCTTCGCGTCGATGCCGAAGCGATACCGAGTGTTGCAGATCCAGAAGGCTCCGCTCTTGTCTTCGTGGATGGAGCGGATACCAAACGAGCCGCCATTTTCGACGTTCGTTAAGTGATCCTCGTACAGCCAGCGAAAGGAGTCTCCGTCGAATCGACCCGCGCCGGCGTTCGCGGTACCGATCCAGAGGTTACCTTTGCGATCCTTCACGATGGTGTAAGCGTCGTAAGGGTTCGATCTTGCGTTAGGGAACTTGGTCCGTGGGAATTGATCGAGCCACTCCTCGCCGATCTTG
This region of Gemmata massiliana genomic DNA includes:
- a CDS encoding phage major capsid protein; its protein translation is MSGILGNVANKELLSGYVEEDMTWKEIAAVKSVSNFQQVTSYRMLDDMEYEELGPDGKIKHGTAGQESYTRQAKTYAKMFALTRTDIVNDDLGAFDDLRTRLGRGSSKKFNKIFWAKFINNGSFFTAGRTNYISGATTNLGTDGVGLGLAVQAFRKMKSPTADGTKAVNADTQNPVGSAPGGRPEILLVPPELEGNAEVIYRNQNLGAVANASANIYQNKYRPVVAWQLSDPGYTGYSTTAWHLLNNPAYLAAMVVSFLNGNMSPTVESADADFDELGVRFRGYHDFGCDQAEYLAGVKSKGAA
- a CDS encoding DUF3102 domain-containing protein; its protein translation is MTTKIHAASQSPPELARPRPVNSFLATLAKRINGRESQSREGQLQHAKEQGQDLLRSKHLVGHGNWERWVQENLEIGLTQVKAYMRFAKESSVTDDLESQWETWQRVQGNTKTSEIVENAPVEQNVREPRDDDPSPGSIARADVSENRSIAKEVAKTQGKHTQEFKLLLTVETFGHFTDMANQLVKKWDVPSPHEAIYKAVETSFKAEAGGSNCE
- a CDS encoding AAA family ATPase, whose translation is MPLPSKPILADRATNGESGKAKDGAHNYAPVFEQFGFVFGLPNSTGEAVADACPWCSKNKFYLNVRSGQYHCKHCSEKGNATTFLTWVHARYLEATTDDHYRTLKQKRGIALQPLKRHGLAYDPDNDRWLIPFKSAAGSVVNIQRYYPNRGEKPDKFNLPGLPTVLYGLDRLSDDKERIVFLCEGPFDAIALDAHIGTKRAKYDIVATPGTLQEKWVEHFRGRKVRALYDNDKGGDQHRERVRKLLGESGIAAELRILKWPAELRIGARSVPVPPGCDINDLVRDPAFEGISIVALSADHGVRVQAEPKLMIHHGRRPAMEERPIDWIWPDHVRCGTYVSFSGRQGTFKSTIAQQLAALYTTGRNMPMCDRVGLPPGHVLYVFAEDNREEVENGFEWAGGDFNKWHTMPAVKRDGDPLNILEHLGEIEATVREYGIRLVIVDGQNSVVGAPNISTDMQARVNVTNKLHQFAQRLNLCLIGIRNEDAEGRALGPQSFGDIGRCVMRTVQTDAGPPPYCVLRFVKVSDAPREKYPDVPYSVADRGGSRREILWGKVKPKERHVTPEQANEIYVGLKGGAGSRK
- a CDS encoding ligand-binding sensor domain-containing protein, translated to MPLLGLRALILLVSLSATAAAQDKNPEPKAANGEAVSELGKNIMYVMQAKNDVYWFGSNDSGVYRYDGKTLVNFTTKDGLVSNQIRGVQEDKSGHIYFTTYEGISRFDGRAFTTLTASEKADPKEWKLRPDDLWFVGPQDSGVVFRYDGTSLHRLAIPKTKIGEEWLDQFPRTKFPNARSNPYDAYTIVKDRKGNLWIGTANAGAGRFDGDSFRWLYEDHLTNVENGGSFGIRSIHEDKSGAFWICNTRYRFGIDAKDAPKPEKGMLKYKREKGFDVNASDGSDRVYFMSVVEDAKGVLWMATYNAGVWRYDGESATRYPVKDGAKEITLFAVYKDNRGDLWLGTHKAGAYKFNGKTFEKWRP